The proteins below are encoded in one region of Tomitella fengzijianii:
- the lnt gene encoding apolipoprotein N-acyltransferase encodes MAAPARVRRFALGWLRALPRQVLAAGGGLVVFASYPPRTAWYLAPVGIALAVLAITWPRRSRSDGVDGVAAGTGAPSLWGGFGYGFLAGAGFLLPLLPWVGLYVGPVPWLALVAAESLFVGLFGLAVAVLYRWPVAPPWLRPFAVAACWSGTEWLRSSVPFGGFPWGRLAFGQPDGILLPLASLGGAPLLSFAVALVGSGLAAAVVLAASAVAERSGDRGSRPPRAARRTRMLAAAGALTAVALPLVAGAVRAPFLPDMDSGGRRLTVAAVQGNVPRLGLGFNAQRRAVLDMHVRRTLQLADDVDAGREPRPDVVVWPENSSDIDPLRNSDAAREISYAADRIGAPILVGAVLNNGDGTTTNSVIVWNPGTGPADRHDKAILQPFGEYMPFRDFFRHFSSYVDQAGHFVPGHGDGVVAADGVPIAVATCYEIAFDRAYTDAVRAGGQFLAAPTNNATFSPSEMTYQQLAMTRVRAAEHGRAAVVAATTGVSAIIAPDGTVTQRTGVDVPAALVASIPLRTELTPATVAGPWPEYILSALGGIALAASVGAGLRRRSTR; translated from the coding sequence ATGGCGGCACCCGCGCGCGTGCGGCGCTTCGCGCTCGGCTGGCTGCGGGCCCTGCCCCGGCAGGTCCTCGCCGCCGGCGGGGGACTGGTGGTCTTCGCGTCCTACCCGCCGCGCACTGCGTGGTACTTGGCCCCGGTGGGCATCGCGCTCGCCGTGCTGGCGATCACCTGGCCCCGGCGCTCGCGGTCAGACGGCGTCGACGGGGTCGCCGCTGGGACCGGCGCACCTTCGCTGTGGGGCGGCTTCGGATACGGCTTCCTCGCCGGTGCCGGATTCCTGCTCCCGCTGCTGCCCTGGGTGGGGCTCTACGTGGGCCCGGTGCCCTGGCTGGCGCTCGTCGCCGCCGAATCCCTGTTCGTCGGGCTCTTCGGTCTTGCCGTCGCGGTGCTGTACAGGTGGCCGGTGGCGCCGCCGTGGCTGCGCCCGTTCGCCGTGGCCGCGTGCTGGTCGGGCACCGAATGGCTGCGGTCGTCGGTACCGTTCGGGGGGTTCCCTTGGGGGCGTCTCGCCTTCGGCCAGCCCGACGGCATCCTGCTGCCCCTGGCCTCCCTGGGCGGCGCGCCGTTGCTCAGCTTCGCGGTGGCCCTCGTCGGCTCCGGGCTCGCCGCGGCCGTGGTCCTCGCCGCGAGTGCCGTCGCGGAACGGTCCGGCGACAGGGGGAGTCGTCCGCCCCGCGCGGCCCGCAGGACCCGGATGCTCGCCGCGGCCGGGGCGCTCACGGCCGTCGCCCTGCCGCTGGTGGCAGGCGCGGTGCGCGCGCCATTCCTGCCGGACATGGACTCCGGCGGCCGGCGGCTCACCGTCGCCGCAGTGCAGGGGAACGTGCCGCGCCTGGGGCTCGGTTTCAACGCCCAGCGACGGGCCGTCCTGGACATGCATGTGCGGCGCACCCTGCAACTGGCGGACGACGTGGACGCTGGGCGGGAGCCGCGGCCGGACGTCGTGGTGTGGCCGGAGAACTCGTCCGACATCGACCCGCTGCGCAACTCAGATGCTGCGCGGGAAATCTCCTATGCCGCCGATCGCATCGGTGCGCCGATCCTCGTCGGCGCCGTGCTGAACAACGGCGACGGCACCACGACCAACTCGGTGATCGTCTGGAACCCCGGCACCGGCCCGGCGGACCGGCACGACAAGGCGATCCTCCAACCGTTCGGCGAGTACATGCCGTTCCGTGACTTCTTCCGGCACTTCTCGTCCTACGTCGATCAGGCCGGACATTTCGTGCCAGGCCACGGAGACGGCGTCGTCGCCGCCGACGGGGTCCCCATCGCCGTGGCCACGTGCTACGAGATCGCGTTCGACCGCGCGTACACCGACGCGGTCCGGGCGGGCGGCCAGTTCCTGGCCGCACCCACGAACAATGCCACCTTCAGCCCCAGCGAGATGACCTACCAACAGTTGGCGATGACGAGGGTGCGCGCCGCGGAACACGGGCGGGCGGCGGTCGTGGCCGCGACGACGGGGGTCAGCGCGATCATCGCGCCCGACGGCACCGTCACCCAGCGCACCGGCGTGGACGTGCCGGCGGCACTGGTCGCATCCATTCCGCTGCGCACCGAGCTGACTCCGGCAACCGTCGCCGGCCCGTGGCCCGAATACATCCTCAGCGCCCTCGGCGGCATCGCGCTGGCCGCATCCGTCGGCGCCGGGCTGCGCCGGCGATCGACGCGGTGA
- a CDS encoding universal stress protein, whose translation MTEVKPVIVGTDGSDHARLAVRWAAHHAHLHGAPLLIVTAVSAPVAYGMGGNLPQEFFTALEEDGARILREATAEAHDVASGLEVESVVKLEATGPALLALSERGRTIVVGTRGLSGLASAFMGSISSLVARHAACPVVVVRSEDDQAPAPVSGPVVVGVDGSENSAKAVATAVREASARGATLVAVHAWSDVPLSTMDPIAQVRGLFDEAAVADAVLSEQLAGYSDDNPDLNIEHVVVLDRPDTAILDHAEGAQLVVVGSRGRGGFAGLMLGSTSIKVLRSARCPVMVVHS comes from the coding sequence ATGACAGAAGTCAAGCCCGTCATCGTCGGCACGGACGGTTCCGACCATGCCAGGCTCGCGGTGCGGTGGGCGGCGCACCATGCGCACCTGCACGGCGCGCCGCTGCTCATCGTCACCGCGGTGAGCGCGCCGGTGGCCTACGGCATGGGCGGGAACCTGCCGCAGGAGTTCTTCACCGCGCTCGAGGAAGACGGCGCGCGCATCCTGCGCGAGGCCACTGCCGAAGCCCACGATGTCGCCTCCGGGCTCGAGGTCGAATCGGTGGTCAAGCTCGAGGCGACGGGCCCGGCGTTGCTGGCACTGTCCGAACGTGGACGGACGATCGTCGTCGGCACGCGTGGCCTCAGCGGGCTCGCCAGCGCCTTCATGGGGTCGATCAGCTCGCTCGTGGCCCGGCACGCCGCATGCCCGGTGGTGGTCGTGCGCAGCGAGGACGACCAGGCGCCGGCACCGGTCAGCGGCCCGGTGGTGGTGGGTGTGGACGGTTCGGAGAACTCCGCCAAGGCCGTCGCCACCGCAGTACGCGAGGCGTCTGCGCGGGGCGCCACGCTGGTCGCCGTGCACGCGTGGAGCGACGTGCCGCTGAGCACCATGGACCCCATCGCGCAGGTCCGCGGGCTATTCGACGAGGCGGCGGTGGCGGACGCCGTGCTCTCCGAACAGCTCGCCGGCTACAGCGACGACAATCCGGATCTGAACATCGAGCATGTCGTGGTGCTCGACCGGCCGGACACCGCGATCCTCGACCACGCCGAGGGCGCGCAACTGGTCGTGGTGGGCAGCAGGGGGCGCGGCGGATTCGCCGGCCTCATGCTGGGCTCGACGAGCATCAAGGTGCTGCGTTCGGCGCGCTGCCCGGTGATGGTGGTGCACAGCTGA
- a CDS encoding PPOX class F420-dependent oxidoreductase → MPIGPEQLHPSALDFLADRHLATLATQRADGSPHVVAVGFTWDAAAGLARVITNAGSQKARNAQRGGRAALTQIDGARWLTLEGSARVSDDPDDVARAVELYAGRYRQPRPNPARVVVEVAVDRVLGLQTLLRAPA, encoded by the coding sequence ATGCCCATCGGACCCGAGCAACTCCACCCGAGCGCGCTGGACTTCCTGGCCGACCGTCACCTGGCCACCCTGGCGACGCAACGCGCCGACGGCAGCCCGCACGTGGTGGCGGTGGGCTTCACCTGGGACGCCGCGGCGGGACTGGCCCGGGTGATCACCAACGCCGGATCGCAGAAGGCGCGCAATGCGCAGCGCGGCGGGCGCGCGGCGCTGACCCAGATCGACGGCGCACGGTGGCTCACCCTCGAAGGATCGGCGCGCGTGAGCGACGACCCCGACGATGTGGCCAGAGCGGTCGAGCTCTACGCCGGCCGGTACCGGCAGCCGCGTCCCAACCCCGCACGCGTGGTGGTCGAGGTGGCCGTGGACCGGGTCCTCGGCCTGCAGACACTGCTGCGGGCGCCGGCGTAG
- a CDS encoding dihydrofolate reductase family protein, translated as MRTVIATAFVSLDGVVEAPGGEPGYRNSGWTVQGVDFDEDAYRIKGEEQDEAAAMLLGRVSYESFAAVWPDMVDEFPSYNAMPKMVVSTTLSDEDLVQNWGETTILRGVDDVAAAKEGDGGPIIIHGSATLVRSLTDAGLIDRFHLLVFPLLLGAGKRLFSAADKDMQRLDLIDSVRYPNGIQKLVYATRR; from the coding sequence ATGCGCACGGTGATCGCCACGGCCTTCGTCTCGCTCGACGGCGTCGTCGAGGCCCCCGGAGGAGAGCCCGGATACCGCAACTCCGGCTGGACCGTCCAGGGCGTCGACTTCGACGAGGACGCCTACCGGATCAAGGGCGAGGAGCAGGACGAGGCCGCGGCCATGCTCCTCGGGCGGGTCAGCTACGAGTCCTTCGCCGCCGTGTGGCCGGACATGGTCGACGAGTTCCCCTCCTACAACGCCATGCCCAAGATGGTCGTCTCCACGACCCTGAGCGACGAGGACCTGGTGCAGAACTGGGGTGAAACCACGATCCTGCGCGGCGTCGACGACGTCGCGGCCGCCAAGGAGGGCGACGGCGGCCCGATCATCATCCACGGCAGCGCGACGCTGGTGCGGAGCCTCACGGACGCGGGGCTGATCGACCGATTCCATCTCCTGGTCTTCCCGCTGCTGCTCGGCGCCGGCAAACGATTGTTCAGCGCGGCGGACAAGGACATGCAGCGCCTCGACCTGATCGACAGCGTGCGGTACCCGAACGGCATCCAGAAGCTCGTCTACGCGACGCGGCGCTGA
- the mgtE gene encoding magnesium transporter, producing the protein MSTVDDSDLAGLADADRLPDHLSSWLAAVPDAGRRARQIASLDPPERARVLQFLEQTDLAELLDHASPHDGADVLARLDAPLRARALTAAAPDVTAEILRLLPDDERLEAQRMLPDGQRQVIAGLLSRPADSVGARMTPHVTAIPDDLSIKEANRAARAQAADTETLAYIYVTDAAGVLVGVMSFRDLVLAPGDALVRDVMDTDLLSVDADYDQEQAARMLIRNHLFALPVVDAGRLIGIITSDDVADIVDEEFTEDAERQGGSNPLETPYLRASPLLLWRKRIIWLLVLFVAEAYTGTVLRHFEAELDEVVALSFFIPLLIGTGGNTGTQITSTLVRAMALGDVRLRDMGRVIVKELSAGSFIAITMAVAAIIRAWTLGVGVEVAVTVTLTVAAIVLWSSFIGSVLPLLLRRVGLDPAVVSAPMISTIVDGTGLVIYFEIARLVMF; encoded by the coding sequence GTGTCCACGGTCGACGATTCGGATCTCGCGGGACTCGCCGACGCGGACCGGCTGCCGGACCATCTGTCCTCGTGGCTCGCCGCCGTCCCGGACGCCGGCCGGCGCGCCCGGCAGATCGCGTCGCTCGACCCGCCGGAACGCGCACGCGTGCTGCAGTTTCTGGAGCAGACGGACCTGGCGGAGCTTCTCGACCATGCCAGCCCGCATGACGGTGCGGACGTCCTCGCCCGGCTGGACGCCCCGCTGCGCGCCCGCGCGCTCACCGCCGCCGCACCGGACGTGACCGCGGAGATCCTGCGGCTGCTGCCCGACGACGAGCGCCTGGAAGCCCAGCGGATGCTGCCGGACGGGCAGCGGCAGGTGATCGCCGGCCTGCTCAGCCGGCCCGCGGACTCCGTGGGCGCCCGGATGACCCCCCACGTCACGGCGATTCCCGACGACCTCAGCATCAAGGAGGCCAACAGGGCCGCGCGTGCCCAGGCCGCGGACACCGAGACGCTCGCCTACATCTACGTCACCGACGCCGCCGGCGTGCTCGTGGGCGTGATGTCGTTCCGCGACCTGGTCCTGGCGCCCGGCGACGCGCTGGTGCGCGACGTGATGGACACCGACCTGCTATCCGTGGACGCCGACTACGACCAGGAGCAGGCGGCGCGCATGCTCATCCGCAACCACCTGTTCGCCCTGCCGGTGGTGGACGCGGGTCGGCTGATCGGCATCATCACCTCCGACGACGTCGCCGACATCGTCGACGAGGAGTTCACCGAGGACGCAGAGCGCCAGGGCGGTTCCAACCCGCTGGAGACCCCCTACCTGCGCGCGTCGCCGCTGCTCCTGTGGCGCAAGCGCATCATCTGGCTGCTGGTGCTCTTCGTCGCGGAGGCCTACACCGGCACCGTCCTGCGACACTTCGAAGCCGAGCTGGACGAGGTCGTGGCGTTGTCGTTCTTCATCCCGCTGCTGATCGGCACCGGCGGCAACACCGGCACGCAGATCACCTCCACGCTGGTACGCGCAATGGCGCTGGGCGACGTGCGGCTGCGGGACATGGGCCGGGTCATCGTCAAGGAGCTCAGCGCGGGTTCGTTCATCGCGATCACCATGGCCGTGGCCGCGATCATCCGGGCCTGGACGCTGGGGGTGGGGGTGGAGGTGGCCGTCACCGTCACGCTCACCGTGGCGGCGATCGTGCTGTGGTCGTCGTTCATCGGTTCGGTGCTGCCCCTGCTGCTGCGCCGCGTGGGGCTCGACCCCGCCGTCGTCTCCGCGCCGATGATCTCGACCATCGTCGACGGCACGGGGCTCGTGATCTACTTCGAGATCGCCCGGCTCGTGATGTTCTGA
- a CDS encoding SDR family NAD(P)-dependent oxidoreductase, which translates to MLLLGGCSDIGMQVALRVARAAAAAGDARTVVLAARRTEEPERRRALEANAVALRAAGAAAVAVREFDADDLPSHGGFVDAVTSEFGAPGVTVLAFGILGDQARAETDSAHAAAILHTDFVAQASVLTELTSVLRAAPARGGRRGSIIVFSSVAGVRVRRANYVYGSAKAGLDGFACGLSDALTGTGVDLLLARPGFVVGAMTVGLMADGVKPAPMSSTPDEVADAVVDALARRRRVVWIPGRLRAVFAVARLVPGFVWRRLPR; encoded by the coding sequence GTGCTGCTGCTGGGCGGATGCAGCGACATCGGCATGCAGGTGGCGCTCCGTGTCGCCCGCGCCGCCGCCGCCGCCGGCGACGCACGAACGGTCGTGCTCGCCGCCCGCCGTACGGAGGAGCCGGAGCGCAGGCGCGCGCTCGAGGCCAATGCGGTGGCGCTCCGGGCGGCCGGGGCCGCCGCGGTGGCCGTCCGCGAGTTCGACGCCGACGACCTGCCCTCGCACGGCGGATTCGTCGACGCGGTGACGAGTGAATTCGGCGCGCCGGGCGTCACCGTCCTGGCGTTCGGAATCCTGGGGGATCAGGCCCGCGCGGAGACCGACTCCGCCCACGCCGCCGCCATCCTGCACACCGACTTCGTCGCGCAGGCCTCGGTGCTGACCGAACTCACCTCCGTGCTGCGCGCCGCGCCCGCCCGGGGAGGCCGCCGCGGCAGCATCATCGTGTTCTCCTCGGTCGCCGGTGTGCGCGTACGCCGCGCCAACTACGTGTACGGGTCCGCCAAGGCGGGGCTCGACGGATTCGCCTGCGGATTGTCCGACGCGCTCACCGGCACCGGCGTCGACCTGCTGCTGGCGCGTCCGGGCTTCGTCGTCGGCGCGATGACCGTGGGGCTGATGGCGGACGGCGTCAAGCCCGCACCGATGTCCAGCACCCCGGACGAGGTCGCGGACGCGGTCGTCGACGCACTCGCGCGCAGGCGCCGTGTCGTGTGGATCCCGGGTCGCCTGCGCGCCGTGTTCGCCGTGGCGCGGCTGGTCCCCGGGTTCGTCTGGCGGCGCCTTCCGCGGTGA
- a CDS encoding FxsA family protein: MFRLLFLVYLVVEIAAVWAVTAWIGFGWAILLVMSGTAAGVIALSVKTRRWAESVSQARTAQDRARADGPRKPMQALADGSLTATGIGMLMVPGLVTSVAGLLFLFPPTRRVLSPAVVALGLRRFPVIGVVAARSTRTGGAPVVDGEVIDDDGRAGTSADSSTATDYGTIFPQVLPPSSGGRTR; this comes from the coding sequence GTGTTCCGACTGCTGTTCCTCGTGTATCTCGTCGTCGAGATCGCCGCCGTGTGGGCGGTGACGGCGTGGATCGGCTTCGGTTGGGCGATCCTGCTGGTCATGAGCGGGACCGCCGCAGGTGTGATCGCCCTGAGCGTCAAGACGCGCCGGTGGGCCGAATCCGTCTCGCAGGCGCGCACCGCCCAGGATCGCGCGCGCGCCGACGGACCGCGGAAGCCCATGCAGGCGCTGGCCGACGGCTCCCTGACGGCGACCGGCATCGGCATGTTGATGGTGCCGGGGCTGGTGACCAGCGTCGCGGGCCTGCTCTTCCTCTTCCCCCCGACACGCCGCGTGCTCAGCCCCGCCGTAGTGGCGCTGGGCCTTCGGCGGTTCCCCGTGATCGGGGTCGTCGCCGCGCGGAGCACCCGCACCGGCGGCGCGCCGGTGGTCGACGGCGAGGTGATCGACGACGACGGCCGGGCCGGCACATCGGCGGACTCCAGCACAGCGACGGACTACGGAACGATCTTCCCGCAAGTGCTCCCGCCGTCGTCCGGCGGCCGCACGCGATAG
- a CDS encoding LLM class flavin-dependent oxidoreductase yields MAYPLSILDLAQVVRGETTADSLRASVDMAQRAEAWGYRRIWYAEHHNMPTIASSATAVLIGQVAAATSTIRLGSGGVMLPNHAPLTVAEQFGTLASFHPGRIELGLGRAPGTDQQTMLAMRRDHTSADRFPQDVLELQGYLSGQSRIDGVEATPGKGTGVPLYILGSSLFGAHLAAALGLPYSFASHFAPAAMHDAVRVYRDEFTPSAQLSEPHVIAGVNVVAADTAERARQLFHDARRRRVAALVGRGRARDRRFTDEELDALLESPAGAQVAGMTKYSAVGTADEVTDYLDRFAVDADADELIVVSQAADRAAWLRTLELLAPLNARGVGRSRGAAA; encoded by the coding sequence ATGGCGTATCCGCTGTCCATCCTCGATCTCGCGCAGGTCGTGCGCGGCGAGACCACCGCCGACAGCCTCCGCGCCAGCGTGGACATGGCGCAACGCGCAGAGGCCTGGGGGTACCGCCGGATCTGGTACGCCGAACACCACAACATGCCGACGATCGCCTCGTCCGCGACCGCCGTGCTGATTGGGCAGGTGGCCGCCGCGACCTCGACAATCCGGCTCGGCTCGGGCGGCGTCATGCTGCCCAACCATGCACCGCTCACCGTCGCCGAACAGTTCGGCACCCTCGCCTCGTTCCACCCCGGCAGGATCGAACTGGGCCTGGGCCGCGCACCCGGCACCGACCAGCAGACGATGCTGGCGATGCGGCGCGATCACACGTCGGCCGACCGCTTCCCGCAGGACGTCCTGGAACTGCAGGGCTACCTGTCCGGCCAGAGCCGCATCGACGGGGTCGAAGCGACGCCCGGCAAGGGCACCGGGGTGCCGCTCTACATCCTGGGTTCCTCACTGTTCGGCGCGCACCTCGCCGCGGCTCTCGGTCTGCCGTACTCGTTCGCCTCGCACTTCGCGCCCGCAGCCATGCACGACGCCGTGCGCGTCTACCGGGACGAGTTCACGCCGTCCGCGCAGCTCAGCGAGCCGCACGTGATCGCCGGGGTGAACGTGGTCGCCGCCGACACCGCCGAGCGCGCCCGGCAGCTGTTCCACGACGCCCGGCGCCGCCGCGTCGCCGCGCTGGTCGGTCGCGGCCGCGCCCGGGACCGCCGCTTCACCGACGAGGAGCTCGACGCGCTGCTCGAGTCGCCGGCCGGGGCGCAGGTGGCGGGCATGACGAAGTACTCGGCGGTGGGCACCGCCGACGAGGTGACCGACTACCTGGACCGGTTCGCGGTGGACGCCGACGCCGACGAACTGATCGTCGTCTCGCAGGCCGCAGACCGTGCGGCGTGGCTGCGCACGCTCGAACTGCTCGCCCCGCTCAACGCCCGCGGTGTCGGCCGAAGCCGCGGCGCCGCGGCGTGA
- a CDS encoding M24 family metallopeptidase, with protein MTDSAPQPATRFAAATYADRLARAARLAADAGLDALVIGTGPDLQYLTGSRAHSFERLTAIVVPASGAPATVVVPRLELASLRDSAIAELGLRVLDWVDGVDPHGLVTDIVAEAMGDGTGAPAIAVDPALPALHVVPLAGRIGAPARLATPVLRELRMIKDAEEVEALRRAGAAIDRVHARMGEWLKAGRTERQAAEDIAAAIVEEGHTEPEFIIVGSGPHGADPHHEVSDRVLAAGDVVVIDIGGPVEPGYNSDSTRTYCIGEPDPEIARRYALLEAAQEAARRQARPGVTAESVDAAARDELARHGLADAFVHRTGHGIGLSVHEEPYIVAGNAELLRPGMAFSIEPGIYFQGEWGARIEDIVVVTDDGCEPLNTRPRALGILSAH; from the coding sequence ATGACCGACAGCGCACCGCAGCCCGCCACCCGTTTCGCCGCAGCCACGTACGCCGACCGCCTCGCCCGCGCCGCCCGCCTCGCCGCCGACGCCGGCCTGGACGCTCTGGTGATCGGCACCGGTCCCGACCTGCAATACCTCACGGGTTCGCGGGCGCATTCCTTCGAGCGGCTCACGGCCATCGTGGTTCCGGCCTCCGGGGCCCCGGCCACCGTGGTGGTTCCGCGGCTGGAGCTGGCGTCGTTGCGCGATTCGGCGATAGCCGAGCTGGGGCTGCGCGTGCTCGACTGGGTCGACGGCGTGGACCCGCACGGGCTCGTCACCGACATCGTCGCGGAGGCGATGGGGGACGGCACGGGCGCGCCCGCGATCGCGGTGGACCCGGCGCTGCCGGCGCTGCACGTCGTGCCGCTCGCCGGGCGGATCGGCGCGCCCGCCCGGCTGGCCACGCCGGTCCTGCGCGAGCTGCGGATGATCAAGGACGCCGAGGAGGTCGAGGCGCTGCGGCGGGCCGGCGCGGCCATCGACCGGGTCCACGCGCGGATGGGGGAGTGGCTCAAGGCCGGGCGCACCGAGCGGCAGGCCGCCGAGGACATCGCCGCGGCGATCGTCGAGGAGGGGCACACCGAGCCGGAATTCATCATCGTCGGCTCCGGTCCGCACGGGGCCGACCCGCACCACGAGGTGTCGGACCGCGTACTCGCCGCGGGCGACGTGGTCGTGATCGACATCGGCGGGCCCGTCGAGCCCGGTTACAACTCGGACTCCACGCGCACCTACTGCATCGGCGAGCCGGACCCGGAGATCGCCCGCCGCTACGCCCTGCTCGAGGCCGCGCAGGAGGCGGCCCGCCGCCAGGCGCGCCCGGGCGTCACCGCGGAGTCCGTCGACGCCGCCGCGCGCGACGAGCTCGCCCGGCACGGCCTGGCCGACGCGTTCGTGCACCGCACCGGGCACGGCATCGGGCTGTCGGTGCACGAAGAGCCCTACATCGTCGCCGGGAATGCAGAGCTGCTGCGCCCGGGCATGGCGTTCAGCATCGAACCCGGCATCTACTTCCAGGGCGAGTGGGGTGCGCGCATCGAGGACATCGTCGTGGTCACCGACGACGGGTGCGAGCCGCTCAACACCCGCCCCCGCGCGCTCGGGATCCTGTCCGCGCACTGA
- a CDS encoding amidohydrolase — translation MSTTLLIGGRIHSPSHPYATTMAVVDGTVAWLGDDDPAHALHPDARVIDLQGAFVAPAFVDPHVHVTDTGLSLTGLNLSGAASLADCLDALGTYARRHPETRIIWGHGWDETRWPERRAPSADDLEGVAPGRDVYLSRIDEHSAAASRGLIASAGLPAPAQGAPAQPLHGDEHHAVRTRARLLLDPAQLDHARRAALDHAAAHGIVAVHECGGPDIAGADDFRAVLAMGAGEHSVAVRGYWGEPVTTARQARSLLAEHGAHALGGDLFLDGALGSRTAWLHEPYADHSGNGTAHLDGAAAAAHLRACTEAGIQAGFHAIGDAAVHAATGAFAAAAEAMGGPAVAGRAHRIEHAELVSREQAAVLGRLGAVASVQPVFDALWGGPHGMYADRLGAARTAQTNPFSVLAAEGVTLAIGSDSPVTAMDPWAAVRAAVNHSVDDHSLSPRAAFTAATRGAWRAAGLRDGMAGTLQPGAEASFAVWETGELVVAASSKSIARWSTDPRSRVPALPDMSADAPAPRCLATVRSGRMIYTAA, via the coding sequence GTGAGCACCACTTTGCTGATCGGCGGACGCATCCACAGCCCCTCGCACCCGTACGCCACGACGATGGCCGTGGTCGACGGCACGGTGGCCTGGCTCGGCGACGACGACCCGGCACACGCGCTGCATCCGGACGCGCGGGTGATCGATCTGCAGGGGGCCTTTGTGGCGCCCGCCTTCGTCGACCCGCACGTGCACGTCACCGATACCGGGCTGTCCCTGACCGGCCTGAACCTGTCGGGCGCGGCGAGTCTGGCCGACTGCCTCGACGCTCTCGGCACCTACGCGCGACGGCATCCGGAGACCAGGATCATCTGGGGGCACGGCTGGGACGAAACCCGCTGGCCGGAGCGCCGTGCGCCGTCGGCGGACGACCTGGAGGGCGTCGCCCCCGGCCGCGACGTCTACTTGTCCCGGATCGACGAGCATTCCGCCGCGGCGTCCCGCGGCCTCATCGCGTCGGCCGGCCTGCCGGCGCCCGCGCAGGGCGCCCCCGCGCAACCGCTGCACGGCGACGAGCACCATGCCGTGCGCACCCGCGCGCGCCTGCTGCTGGACCCGGCCCAGCTCGATCACGCCCGCAGGGCGGCCCTCGACCACGCCGCCGCCCACGGAATCGTCGCCGTGCACGAGTGCGGGGGACCCGACATCGCCGGTGCGGATGATTTCCGTGCAGTGCTGGCGATGGGCGCCGGAGAACACTCCGTGGCGGTCCGCGGCTACTGGGGCGAGCCGGTGACGACGGCCCGGCAGGCCCGCAGCCTGCTCGCCGAGCACGGCGCCCACGCCCTGGGCGGGGACTTGTTCCTCGACGGCGCGCTGGGGTCCCGCACCGCCTGGTTGCACGAGCCGTACGCCGACCACTCCGGCAACGGCACCGCACACCTGGACGGTGCGGCCGCGGCCGCCCACCTGCGGGCGTGCACCGAGGCGGGCATCCAGGCGGGTTTCCACGCCATCGGCGACGCGGCAGTCCACGCCGCCACCGGGGCCTTCGCGGCCGCCGCCGAGGCGATGGGCGGGCCCGCCGTCGCCGGGCGCGCGCACCGTATCGAGCACGCCGAGCTCGTGAGCAGAGAGCAGGCCGCTGTCCTCGGCCGGCTCGGCGCGGTGGCATCGGTGCAACCCGTGTTCGACGCGCTGTGGGGCGGTCCCCACGGGATGTATGCGGACCGGCTCGGCGCGGCGCGGACAGCTCAGACCAACCCTTTCTCCGTCCTCGCTGCGGAGGGCGTCACGCTCGCCATCGGGTCGGATTCCCCGGTGACCGCCATGGACCCGTGGGCCGCGGTCCGTGCGGCCGTCAACCACAGTGTCGACGACCACTCGCTGTCGCCGCGGGCCGCGTTCACCGCGGCCACCCGCGGCGCCTGGCGGGCCGCCGGTCTGCGGGACGGCATGGCGGGGACGCTGCAGCCCGGCGCCGAGGCCTCCTTTGCCGTCTGGGAGACCGGTGAGCTCGTCGTGGCCGCGTCGTCCAAGTCGATAGCACGCTGGTCCACGGATCCGCGCTCGCGGGTGCCCGCGCTGCCGGACATGTCGGCCGACGCGCCTGCGCCGCGCTGTCTCGCGACGGTCCGCTCGGGCCGCATGATCTACACGGCCGCCTGA